A stretch of Henckelia pumila isolate YLH828 chromosome 4, ASM3356847v2, whole genome shotgun sequence DNA encodes these proteins:
- the LOC140894783 gene encoding protein DA1-like: MGWLSKIFKGSNHKLSEGRHNWRNEEDNVANRPSSSLESWSETEDIEHAIALSLAEEDQKRKAVIDSQPQLKEDELLARALQESLNAESSYDNGHQNEYGRSFGFGYGHGYDSLYQPITFPYSTSFRICAGCNTEIGHGRFLSCMGAVWHPECFRCYGCKQPISDYEFSVSGSYPYHKACYRESYHPKCDVCQHFIRTNAAGLIEYRAHPFWSQKYCPSHEHDGTPRCCSCERMESWDSRCAALNDGRKLCLECLDSSIMDTDECQPLLHDIQEFFASLNMKVTQKIPILLVERQALNEAMGGERHGHHHVPETRGLCLSEEQTISTILRRPRLGAGNQVFGMRTEPYKLRRHCEVTAILILYGLPRLLTGSILAHEMMHAWLRLNGYRNLRQDVEEGICQVMANMWLESQSQSSSDSNKASTSRRGARSPFERKLGMFFKNQIATDTSEIYGNGFRAANQAVQKFGLRRTLDHMRETRNFPR; the protein is encoded by the exons ATGGGCTGGCTTAGCAAAATTTTCAAAGGTTCAAACCATAAACTTTCGGAGGGGCGACATAATTGGAGAAATGAAGAAGATAATGTTGCTAATCGTCCATCTAGTTCATTG GAATCGTGGTCAGAGACTGAAGATATAGAGCATGCTATTGCTCTGTCTCTTGCAGAAGAAGATCAGAAAAGAAAAGCTGTGATAG ATAGTCAACCACAATTGAAAGAAGATGAACTACTTGCTCGGGCTCTACAAGAGAGTCTGAATGCTGAGTCTTCATATGACAATGGTCACCAAAATGAATATGGACGCAGTTTTGGATTTGGATATGGACATGGTTATGATAGCCTTTACCAACCTATAACTTTCCCCTACTCGACAAGCTTCAG GATTTGCGCTGGCTGTAATACAGAGATTGGCCATGGACGATTTTTGAGTTGTATGGGTGCTGTTTGGCATCCAGAATGCTTTAGATGTTATGGATGCAAGCAACCAATATCAGATTATGAG TTTTCTGTGTCTGGAAGCTACCCATATCATAAAGCTTGCTACAGGGAGTCTTATCATCCGAAATGTGATGTCTGCCAGCACTTC ATTCGAACAAATGCAGCCGGTCTTATTGAATATAGGGCACATCCTTTTTGGTCCCAGAAATACTGTCCTAGTCATGAGCATGATGGAACTCCTCGGTGCTGTAGTTGCGAGCGTATGGAG TCATGGGACTCGAGATGTGCTGCCCTTAATGATGGCCGAAAGCTCTGCTTGGAGTGCTTGGACTCTTCTATTATGGATACCGATGAGTGTCAGCCCCTTTTACATGACATACAAGAATTCTTCGCGTCATTAAATATGAAAGTGACTCAGAAAATTCCTATACTCTTGGTTGAGAGGCAGGCCCTGAATGAAGCCATGGGTGGAGAGAGGCAT GGGCATCATCATGTGCCTGAGACTCGAGGTCTCTGTCTTTCCGAGGAACAAACCATCAGCACT ATTTTGCGGCGACCAAGATTAGGTGCTGGAAATCAAGTCTTTGGTATGAGAACAGAGCCTTATAAACTAAGACGACATTGTGAAGTGACTGCAATTCTCATTTTATACGGTCTTCCAAG GTTGCTGACAGGATCAATATTAGCTCATGAGATGATGCATGCTTGGTTACGACTAAATG GTTATCGAAATCTGAGACAAGATGTTGAAGAAGGTATCTGCCAAGTCATGGCCAATATGTGGTTGGAATCTCAGAGTCAGTCCTCTTCTGATAGTAACAAAGCATCAACCTCAAGACGGGGGGCAAGGTCTCCTTTTGAGAGAAAACTTGgcatgttttttaaaaaccagATAGCAACAGATACATCTGAGATATATGGAAATGGTTTTAGAGCTGCTAACCAAGCGGTGCAGAAGTTTGGCTTACGGAGGACTCTGGACCACATGAGGGAGACAAGAAACTTTCCTCGTTGA